A window from Theropithecus gelada isolate Dixy chromosome 1, Tgel_1.0, whole genome shotgun sequence encodes these proteins:
- the TMEM69 gene encoding transmembrane protein 69: MLRFIQKFSQASSKMLKYSFPVGLRASRTDTLSFKMSLQQNFSPFPRPWLSSSFPVYMSKTQCYHTSPCSFKKEKQALPARSPSTISYITDSPKPALYVTLAGLIPFVAPPLVMLMTKTYIPILAFTQMAYGASFLSFLGGIRWGFALPEGSPAKPDYLNLASSIAPLFFSWFAFLISERLSEAIVTVIMGMGIALHHEFFLLPHYPNWFKALKVVVTLLATFSFITTFVVKSIFPEKGHKRPDQV; the protein is encoded by the exons ATGCTTCGCTTCATCCAGAAGTTTTCTCAAGCATCTTCAAAG atGCTGAAGTACTCTTTCCCAGTGGGACTAAGAGCCAGCAGAACAGATACACTTTCTTTCAAGATGTCTCTCCAGCAgaacttttccccatttccaaGGCCTTGGCTTTCCTCATCATTTCCGGTGTATATGAGCAAGACACAGTGCTATCATACATCCCCCTGCAGCTTtaaaaaggagaagcaagcacttCCAGCCAGGTCACCAAGCACCATCAGTTACATAACTGACAGCCCAAAGCCAGCATTATATGTAACTCTGGCAGGACTAATCCCCTTCGTTGCTCCACCACTGGTCATGCTGATGACAAAAACTTATATTCCCATATTAGCTTTTACTCAGATGGCTTATGGAGCCAGTTTCCTATCTTTCTTGGGTGGGatcagatggggttttgctctacCAGAAGGTAGTCCAGCCAAACCAGACTACCTTAATTTAGCCAGCAGTATagctcctcttttcttttcatggtttgcCTTCCTTATTTCTGAAAGACTTAGTGAAGCCATAGTCACAGTAATAATGGGTATGGGGATAGCATTACACCATGAATTTTTTCTCTTACCACATTATCCCAACTGGTTCAAAGCCCTGAAGGTAGTAGTCACTTTACTGGCTACTTTTTCATTTATAACCACTTTTGTAGTTAAAagtatttttccagaaaaaggACATAAGAGACCTGATcaagtataa